A single region of the Branchiostoma lanceolatum isolate klBraLanc5 chromosome 1, klBraLanc5.hap2, whole genome shotgun sequence genome encodes:
- the LOC136447193 gene encoding potassium channel subfamily K member 10-like: MGSDGQVGWKQITVVFCVLLVILFVGAGIFKALEENFYNPEAPPERLHDVEDIVAEFVQNYSYATQHEVYELLKRIDISRHGYSLNDNELLENKSHSYHLDYMESWYFCMTIVTTIGYGHMGPLTDAGMIFCCIYALIGIPAWIVLLTLVGAQLNDSSRWIEKRVRELLARVTQIPRKFRAPGLAISLTIMMASFFFLPALVFHKVETWTYLEAIYFCVITLTTVGFGDFVPAKPTEDMNTAANIVYKISVFLWITVGLAFLAGSLERIGTALKILGEKVTDMDLDPLESTDESEGGFIGETEETDHAESDPLNRAGHKNGSDNVRNGRKSREEKELKLKELSDWGKNGSNNELKETIL; encoded by the exons ATGGGCAGTGACGGACAAGTCGGCTGGAAACAGATcactgttgtgttctgtgtgCTGCTGGTGATACTGTTTGTTGGAGCCGGAATCTTCAAGGCACTCGAGGAAAACTTCTACAACCCAGAAGCACCGCCAGAAAGACTCCATGATGTGGAGGACATCGTGGCAGAGTTTGTGCAAAATTACAGCTACGCAACACAACATGAAGTGTACGAACTACTGAAAAGGATAGATATCTCAAGGCATGGATACAGTCTTAACGACAATG AGCTACTTGAGAATAAATCCCACTCCTACCACCTTGACTACATGGAGTCGTGGTACTTCTGCATGACGATCGTCACCACCATTGGCTATGGACATATGGGGCCTTTAACAGATGCTGGCATG ATTTTTTGCTGCATCTATGCTCTGATTGGAATTCCAGCATGGATCGTCCTCCTAACTCTTGTTGGAGCACAGCTGAATGATTCAAGCAG GTGGATAGAGAAACGTGTGAGGGAGCTCCTAGCCAGAGTAACACAGATTCCAAGGAAGTTCCGAGCACCAGGACTAGCCATATCACTGACCATCATGATGGCTTCATTTTTCTTCCTTCCTGCACTCGTCTTCCATAAAG TTGAGACCTGGACCTACCTAGAAGCTATCTACTTCTGTGTCATCACCCTCACCACAGTGGGGTTTGGGGACTTTGTTCCAGCTAAACCAACAGAAGACATGAATACAGCTGCTAACATTGTCTATAAG ATTTCAGTGTTCCTGTGGATCACCGTTGGTCTGGCCTTCCTCGCTGGATCCCTCGAGAGGATCGGGACGGCCCTGAAGATCCTGGGGGAGAAGGTGACGGACATGGATCTAGATCCCCTCGAGAGCACAGATGAATCTGAGGGTGGATTCATCGGTGAAACGGAAGAGACAGATCATGCGGAAAGTGATCCCTTAAACCGGGCAGGACACAAAAATGGCTCTGACAATGTTAGGAACGGTAGGAAGTCACGGGAAGAAAAAGAACTCAAACTCAAGGAACTTTCTGACTGGGGGAAAAATGGAAGTAACAACGAATTGAAAGAAACGATACTATGA
- the LOC136447213 gene encoding potassium channel subfamily K member 2-like produces the protein MGDGQVGWKQITVVFCVLLAILFVGAGIFKALEENLYNPEAVPERVHKVEDVVVEFVKNHSYVTNHDVYELLKRIDIARHGYIDNTIHENTSENYHLDYMESWYFCMTIVTTIGYGHMGPVTDAGKLFCCIYALLGIPVWIILLTLVGAQLSDSSRWIEKRVRELLARVTQIPRKFRAPGLAISLTIMITSFFFLPALVFHKVETWTYLEAIYFCVITLTTVGFGDFVAALPTDDMHIAANVVYKISVFLWIIVGLAFLAGSLERIGTALKILGEKVTDMDLDPTEITDGPENEVIGETNEAHDADSNHVNGAEHKNGSNNVTNVRKSGKEKEIEPQELADWGKNGHYIQDTKL, from the exons ATGGGCGACGGCCAGGTCGGCTGGAAACAGATCACCGTTGTGTTCTGTGTGCTGCTGGCAATACTGTTTGTTGGAGCTGGAATCTTCAAGGCACTTGAGGAAAACTTATACAACCCAGAAGCGGTGCCAGAAAGGGTCCATAAAGTGGAAGACGTTGTGGTAGAGTTCGTGAAAAATCACAGCTACGTGACGAACCACGACGTGTACGAACTACTGAAACGGATAGATATCGCAAGGCACGGGTACATCGATAATA CTATACATGAGAATACATCTGAAAACTACCACCTTGACTACATGGAGTCCTGGTACTTCTGCATGACGATCGTCACCACCATCGGCTATGGACATATGGGGCCTGTAACAGATGCTGGAaag CTTTTCTGTTGCATCTATGCCCTACTTGGTATTCCAGTATGGATCATCCTCCTGACTCTTGTAGGAGCACAGTTGAGTGATTCAAGCAG GTGGATAGAGAAACGTGTGAGGGAGCTCCTGGCCAGAGTAACACAGATTCCAAGGAAATTCCGAGCACCAGGACTAGCCATATCACTGACCATCATGATTACGTCATTTTTCTTCCTTCCTGCTCTCGTCTTCCATAAAG TTGAGACCTGGACCTACCTGGAGGCCATCTACTTCTGTGTCATCACCCTCACCACAGTGGGGTTTGGGGACTTTGTTGCAGCTCTACCGACTGACGACATGCATATAGCCGCTAATGTTGTTTACAAG attTCCGTGTTCCTGTGGATCATCGTGGGTCTGGCCTTCCTAGCTGGATCCCTCGAGAGGATCGGCACGGCCCTGAAGATCCTGGGAGAGAAGGTGACGGACATGGATCTAGATCCGACCGAGATCACAGATGGACCTGAGAACGAGGTCATTGGTGAAACAAACGAGGCACATGACGCCGACAGCAACCACGTAAACGGGGCAGAACACAAAAATGGCTCTAACAACGTCACGAATGTCAGGAAGTCAGGGAAGGAAAAAGAGATCGAACCGCAGGAACTGGCAGACTGGGGCAAAAATGGACATTACATACAAGACACTAAACTGTGA
- the LOC136447131 gene encoding potassium channel subfamily K member 2-like has protein sequence MGEGQATWKQILPVFIIFLVFLFAGAGIFKGLEDHFYDPEDPPPRRRRVDDIVHEFVQNFTTNGVPPTDAEVHDLVKQVEIAKHGRILEQVSHDNDTSYNLDYMESWYFCMTIVTTIGYGHMGPLTDAGKIFCCAFAFIGIPICLILLALVGGQLGDANRWLDKRVKEALSKKIKNPGFISIVGILVSLIVMLSVFFFIPALIFTLVEEDWTYLEALYYCFITLSTVGFGDFVAALPSSTQSYAINTIYKFVVFLWIMVGLTFLAGALDLMVTKLKDLGSKMSDLDVPNIDGVNVDMADLKLPKGFKSKMGKDIKPKEVSEWGKTGTYNGGFDTPL, from the exons ATGGGTGAGGGCCAGGCTACGTGGAAGCAGATATTACCagttttcatcattttcttaGTATTCCTATTTGCTGGAGCCGGCATCTTTAAGGGATTGGAAGACCATTTCTACGACCCTGAAGATCCGCCACCGAGAAGGCGCCGGGTGGACGACATTGTGCACGAATTTGTTCAAAACTTCACCACAAATGGAGTACCTCCAACTGACGCTGAAGTGCACGATTTGGTGAAGCAAGTTGAAATTGCAAAGCACGGAAGAATACTCGAGCAAG TATCTCATGACAATGATACATCATACAACCTTGACTACATGGAGTCGTGGTACTTCTGCATGACGATTGTCACCACCATTGGCTACGGACATATGGGGCCTTTAACAGATGCTGGAAAG ATCTTCTGCTGTGCCTTTGCCTTTATCGGCATTCCCATCTGTTTGATCCTACTGGCACTTGTTGGTGGTCAACTGGGTGATGCAAACAG ATGGCTGGACAAACGTGTGAAGGAAGCACTCTCCAAGAAGATCAAGAACCCAGGGTTCATCAGCATAGTGGGGATTCTCGTCTCCCTGATCGTCATGCTGAGTGTGTTCTTCTTCATCCCTGCTCTCATCTTCACTTTAG tTGAAGAAGACTGGACCTACTTAGAGGCCCTGTATTACTGCTTCATCACCCTGAGCACTGTCGGGTTTGGAGACTTTGTGGCTGCTCTACCTTCCAGCACCCAGAGCTATGCTATCAACACTATCTACAAG TTTGTTGTGTTCCTGTGGATCATGGTTGGCTTGACCTTCCTCGCCGGCGCTCTGGATTTGATGGTGACAAAACTGAAAGACCTGGGATCGAAGATGTCCGACCTGGACGTGCCGAACATCGATGGGGTCAACGTGGACATGGCAGACTTGAAGTTGCCGAAAGGCTTCAAGTCCAAGATGGGCAAAGACATCAAGCCCAAAGAGGTGTCAGAGTGGGGAAAGACTGGAACGTACAATGGAGGATTTGACACCCCGTTATGA
- the LOC136447105 gene encoding potassium channel subfamily K member 4-like, which yields MTRVPIMAVQRTGWATLLGLFVVFCNWLFIGAKIFQVLEEKEGEGIRKTDNELVEKLVNSVVGRSFESEEEVLKFIKEIDAARNVTVKCGTDINNCSSSLDYTEALFFCLTIVTTIGYGHVQITTDAGKIFCCFYALFGIPITLTMLAAIGGKLADGNRFLEDQIKKRLAFLKKHPDTIRFVNIFIVTTVNLGVFFFLPAYIFSRLETEWSYLDALYYAFITLSTVGFGDYVATLEPRPTYAQNVAYKIGIFCWIMTGLCFLASVFDLLVEEMKGIEDRLKEGMTTPSGEAVIDNGEEMTDKDTEQDIQGQAKKDTNQEEGMSLRARTSKTAVSSAEMEETEICLPDKEKHA from the exons ATGACTAGAGTGCCGATAATGGCGGTACAAAGGACTGGCTGGGCAACACTGTTGGGCTTGTTTGTGGTGTTCTGTAACTGGCTTTTTATTGGGGCAAAGATATTTCAAGTATTGGAGGAGAAAGAG GGAGAGGGCATAAGAAAGACAGACAATGAACTAGTGGAAAAGCTAGTGAACAGTGTGGTGGGCAGGTCATTTGAGAGTGAAGAGGAGGTGTTGAAGTTCATCAAAGAAATAGATGCAGCAAGGAATGTGACTGTGAAATGTG GCACGGACATCAACAACTGCAGTTCCAGCCTCGACTACACAGAGGCGCTGTTCTTCTGTCTCACCATTGTGACCACCATAGGATATGGACATGTTCAGATCACAACCGATGCAGGGAAA ATTTTCTGCTGTTTTTATGCCTTATTTGGGATCCCGATCACCCTGACTATGCTGGCTGCCATTGGTGGAAAGTTGGCAGATGGGAATAG ATTTCTGGAAGACCAAATCAAGAAGAGACTCGCATTCCTCAAGAAACATCCTGACACCATCCGCTTTGTCAACATCTTCATCGTCACGACTGTAAACCTTGGCGTGTTCTTCTTCCTACCTGCTTACATCTTCTCCCGTCTGGAGACTGAATGGTCATACCTGGATGCCCTGTACTACGCATTCATCACCCTGAGCACCGTGGGGTTCGGAGACTACGTAGCTACACTGGAACCTCGTCCAACTTATGCACAAAATGTTGCATACAAG ATTGGGATATTCTGCTGGATCATGACTGGCCTTTGTTTCCTGGCCTCCGTCTTTGACCTCCTTGTGGAAGAGATGAAAGGAATAGAAGACAGACTAAAGGAGGGCATGACTACACCGTCAGGAGAAGCTGTCATTGACAACGGAGAAGAGATGACTGACAAGGACACAGAACAGGACATTCAAGGTCAAGCCAAGAAAGACACAAACCAAGAAGAGGGGATGTCCCTAAGAGCCAGAACATCAAAGACAGCAGTTTCTTCTGCAGAAATGGAAGAGACTGAAATATGTCTGCCTGATAAAGAGAAACATGCTTAA